One region of Parambassis ranga chromosome 12, fParRan2.1, whole genome shotgun sequence genomic DNA includes:
- the myo1hb gene encoding unconventional myosin-Ic isoform X2, protein MEASLTARDRVGIQDFVLLDAYTSESAFLDNLRKRFHENLIYTYIGTLLVSVNPYKELDIYSKKQMDTYMGVNFFELPPHIYALADNVFRTMQAEFNNHFILISGESGAGKTEASKKILLFYAVSCPSSKLLNNVRDRLLLSNPVLEAFGNAKTLKNDNSSRFGKYMDIQFDHQGGAVGGHILSYLLEKSRVVHQNHGERNFHIFYQLVEGGEEDLLRWLGLERNCKNYRYLVQGECAKVSSINDKSDWKTVRKALSVIDFSESDIEHLFGIIASVLHLGNIKFAADANGYATLHHNQEMQWVSKLLGIPNHVMQQGLTHRKIEAKSEELLSPFSVDHAVYARDALAKAIYGRTFNWLVNKINESLANKDSSRKTVIGLLDIYGFEVFHVNSFEQFCINYCNEKLQQLFIQLTLKSEQEEYEMEGIEWEPVPYFNNKIICDLVEEKFTGIISLLDEECLRPGDATDLTFLEKMEETIRGHPHFVTHKLADQKTRKTLDRGDFRLLHYAGEVTYCVVGFLDKNNDLLYRNGKEVMRQSKNAIIKHCFPATEPDSKRRPETVVTQFKSSLVGLTEILMSKEPWYVRCIKPNEAKQPGHFDDVLVRHQVKYLGLMEHLRVRRAGFAYRRKYEIFLQRYKPLCPDTWPNWKGSAAEGVKCLIKHLGYKTDEYKMGRTKIFIRHPRTLFETEDAFQVCKHKLATRIQAKYKGYKVKGDFRKQKEAATKIENCWRGLMARKERERRAWAVKVIKKFIKGFMTRNQPACIDNSEYLAYVRQNYLTRLRENLPKTVLEKDCWLTPPPIMQEVSRLLKKIYIRHMVHKYVREITPQRKAQLQLKVQTSSMFKGKKENYPFSVCRPFADTRIEDINIKVLQMIRHECIKYSVPVVKYDRNGFRPRFRQLIFTQEAAYLVEEAKIKQRIDYISLKGVSVSNLSDNFLILHVTCEDIKQKGDLVLQCDYLFEALTKLSVIADKQNCIKVVQGSVRFDIQPGREGFVDFKSGQESMVYRAKNGHLMVESTRTKTR, encoded by the exons ATGGAGGCTTCCCTGACTGCCCGGGATCGCGTGGGCATCCAGGATTTTGTCCTCCTGGACGCCTACACGAGTGAAAGTGCCTTCCTGGACAACCTGAGGAAACGCTTCCATGAGAATCTTATTTAT ACCTACATTGGAACTCTCCTGGTGTCCGTCAACCCTTACAAAGAGTTAGACATCTACAGCAAGAAGCAAATGGATACCTACATGGGGGTTAACTTCTTTGAGCTGCCACCTCATAT TTATGCGCTGGCGGACAATGTCTTCCGCACCATGCAGGCTGAGTTCAACAATCACTTCATCCTCATCTCAGGGGAGAGCGGAGCTGGAAAGACAGAGGCCTCAAAGAAAATCCTTCTGTTCTATGCTGTCAGCTGTCCAAGTAGCAAACTTCTGAACAATGTCCGGGACAGACTGCTCCTCTCTAACCCAGTGCTTGAA GCTTTTGGAAATGCCAAAACCTTAAAGAATGACAACTCCAGTCGCTTTGGAAAATACATGGACATCCAGTTTGACCACCAG GGTGGTGCGGTCGGTGGTCACATCCTCAGTTACCTCCTGGAGAAGTCCCGTGTGGTCCACCAGAACCACGGCGAGAGAAACTTCCACATCTTCTACCAGCTggtggaaggaggagaggaagatctGCTCCGCTGGCTTGGCCTGGAGAGAAACTGCAAGAACTACCGTTACCTGGTGCAG GGGGAATGTGCCAAAGTAAGCTCTATCAATGATAAAAGTGATTGGAAGACAGTGCGGAAAGCCCTCTCTGTCATAGACTTCAGTGAGAGTGATATTGAG CACCTGTTTGGAATTATTGCAAGCGTGCTCCACTTGGGAAACATCAAGTTTGCAGCTGATGCTAATGGATATGCCACTCTCCACCACAACCAGGAGATGCAATGGGTGTCAAAG TTGTTGGGGATTCCTAATCATGTGATGCAACAGGGCTTGACCCACAGGAAGATTGAAGCCAAATCAGAGGAG cTGTTGAGTCCCTTCTCTGTGGATCATGCAGTATATGCCAGAGATGCCCTTGCCAAAGCCATCTATGGCCGCACTTTCAACTGGCTGGTTAACAAGATTAATGAGTCATTAGCAAACAAg GATTCATCCAGGAAGACAGTGATTGGTCTGCTGGACATCTATGGGTTTGAGGTTTTCCATGTAAACAG CTTTGAACAGTTCTGCATCAACTACTGCAacgagaagctgcagcagcttttcaTCCAGCTGACACTcaaatcagagcaggaggagtaCGAGATGGAAGGAATCGAA TGGGAACCAGTGCCATATTTCAACAACAAGATAATCTGTGATCTTGTGGAGGAGAAATTCACAGGAATCATCTCTTTATTG GATGAGGAGTGTTTACGTCCCGGAGATGCCACGGATCTCACCTTCCTAGAAAAGATGGAGGAAACGATCAGAGGTCACCCTCATTTTGTCAC ACATAAACTTGCAGACCAAAAGACAAGGAAAACACTGGACAGAGGAGACTTCCGCCTCCTGCACTATGCTGGAGAGGTTACATACTGTGTTGTTG gaTTCTTGGACAAAAATAATGATCTCTTGTACCGGAATGGAAAAGAG GTTATGCGACAGTCCAAGAACGCTATCATCAAACACTGTTTTCCTGCAACTGAGCCAGACAGCAAGAGGAGACCTGAAACT GTGGTGACTCAGTTTAAGAGTAGTCTGGTGGGCTTGACTGAGATCCTAATGTCAAAAGAGCCCTGGTATGTCCGCTGTATTAAACCCAATGAAGCCAAGCAGCCAG GACACTTTGACGACGTGCTGGTGAGACATCAGGTCAAGTACCTGGGGCTCATGGAGCACCTGAGGGTCAGGCGCGCTGGGTTTGCTTACCGCCGCAAATATGAGATCTTCCTCCAGAG GTACAAGCCTCTTTGTCCAGACACCTGGCCTAACTGGAAAGGTAGTGCAGCTGAAGGTGTGAAGTGCCTGATCAAACACCTGGGCTATAAAACTGATGAGTATAAGATGGGCAG GACAAAAATCTTCATTCGCCACCCAAGAACTCTGTTTGAAACAGAAGATGCCTTTCAGGTCTGCAAACATAAGCTAG CAACGAGGATCCAGGCTAAGTACAAAGGCTACAAGGTGAAAGGAGACTTCCGGAAGCAGAAAGAGGCTG CCACTAAGATTGAGAACTGCTGGAGAGGTCTGATGGCCAGGAAGGAGCGTGAGAGGCGCGCATGGGCGGTCAAGGTCATCAAGAA GTTCATTAAAGGTTTCATGACGAGAAATCAACCAGCCTGCATCGACAACAGCGAGTACCTGGCCTACGTGAGGCAGAACTACCTCACTCGGCTGAGGGAAAACCTTCCCAAGACAGTTCTGGAGAAGGACTGTTGGCTGACCCCGCCTCCCATAATGCAGGAG GTTTCCCGGCTCTTGAAGAAGATCTACATTCGCCACATGGTACATAAGTATGTCCGGGAAATCACCCCTCAAAGGAAAGCACAG CTTCAGCTGAAAGTACAGACAAGCTCCAtgttcaaaggaaaaaaagaaaactaccCCTTCAGTGTGTGTAGACCGTTTGCAGACACCAGGATTG AGGACATAAATATCAAAGTGCTTCAAATGATTCGACATGAGTGCATCAAG TACAGTGTGCCAGTGGTAAAGTATGACAGGAATGGATTTAGGCCCCGTTTCCGGCAGCTCATCTTCACCCAGGAAGCCGCTTACCTGGTGGAAGAAGCTAAGATCAAGCAGCGGATAGATTACATCTCTCTGAAAG GTGTGTCTGTGAGCAACCTGAGCGACAACTTCCTGATCCTTCATGTTACATGTGAGGATATCAAGCAAAAG GGGGATCTGGTACTGCAGTGTGACTACCTGTTTGAAGCCTTGACTAAGCTCAGTGTCATTGCTGACAAGCAAAACTGCATCAAAGTGGTCCAGGGCAG TGTGAGATTTGACATCCAGCCAGGCAGAGAGGGCTTTGTTGACTTTAAAAGCGGTCAAGAGTCGATGGTCTACAGGGCCAAAAATGGACACTTGATGGTG GAATCAACCAGAACCAAGACCAGATGA
- the myo1hb gene encoding unconventional myosin-Ic isoform X1: MEASLTARDRVGIQDFVLLDAYTSESAFLDNLRKRFHENLIYTYIGTLLVSVNPYKELDIYSKKQMDTYMGVNFFELPPHIYALADNVFRTMQAEFNNHFILISGESGAGKTEASKKILLFYAVSCPSSKLLNNVRDRLLLSNPVLEAFGNAKTLKNDNSSRFGKYMDIQFDHQGGAVGGHILSYLLEKSRVVHQNHGERNFHIFYQLVEGGEEDLLRWLGLERNCKNYRYLVQGECAKVSSINDKSDWKTVRKALSVIDFSESDIEHLFGIIASVLHLGNIKFAADANGYATLHHNQEMQWVSKLLGIPNHVMQQGLTHRKIEAKSEELLSPFSVDHAVYARDALAKAIYGRTFNWLVNKINESLANKDSSRKTVIGLLDIYGFEVFHVNSFEQFCINYCNEKLQQLFIQLTLKSEQEEYEMEGIEWEPVPYFNNKIICDLVEEKFTGIISLLDEECLRPGDATDLTFLEKMEETIRGHPHFVTHKLADQKTRKTLDRGDFRLLHYAGEVTYCVVGFLDKNNDLLYRNGKEVMRQSKNAIIKHCFPATEPDSKRRPETVVTQFKSSLVGLTEILMSKEPWYVRCIKPNEAKQPGHFDDVLVRHQVKYLGLMEHLRVRRAGFAYRRKYEIFLQRYKPLCPDTWPNWKGSAAEGVKCLIKHLGYKTDEYKMGRTKIFIRHPRTLFETEDAFQVCKHKLATRIQAKYKGYKVKGDFRKQKEAATKIENCWRGLMARKERERRAWAVKVIKKFIKGFMTRNQPACIDNSEYLAYVRQNYLTRLRENLPKTVLEKDCWLTPPPIMQEVSRLLKKIYIRHMVHKYVREITPQRKAQLQLKVQTSSMFKGKKENYPFSVCRPFADTRIAAEDINIKVLQMIRHECIKYSVPVVKYDRNGFRPRFRQLIFTQEAAYLVEEAKIKQRIDYISLKGVSVSNLSDNFLILHVTCEDIKQKGDLVLQCDYLFEALTKLSVIADKQNCIKVVQGSVRFDIQPGREGFVDFKSGQESMVYRAKNGHLMVESTRTKTR, encoded by the exons ATGGAGGCTTCCCTGACTGCCCGGGATCGCGTGGGCATCCAGGATTTTGTCCTCCTGGACGCCTACACGAGTGAAAGTGCCTTCCTGGACAACCTGAGGAAACGCTTCCATGAGAATCTTATTTAT ACCTACATTGGAACTCTCCTGGTGTCCGTCAACCCTTACAAAGAGTTAGACATCTACAGCAAGAAGCAAATGGATACCTACATGGGGGTTAACTTCTTTGAGCTGCCACCTCATAT TTATGCGCTGGCGGACAATGTCTTCCGCACCATGCAGGCTGAGTTCAACAATCACTTCATCCTCATCTCAGGGGAGAGCGGAGCTGGAAAGACAGAGGCCTCAAAGAAAATCCTTCTGTTCTATGCTGTCAGCTGTCCAAGTAGCAAACTTCTGAACAATGTCCGGGACAGACTGCTCCTCTCTAACCCAGTGCTTGAA GCTTTTGGAAATGCCAAAACCTTAAAGAATGACAACTCCAGTCGCTTTGGAAAATACATGGACATCCAGTTTGACCACCAG GGTGGTGCGGTCGGTGGTCACATCCTCAGTTACCTCCTGGAGAAGTCCCGTGTGGTCCACCAGAACCACGGCGAGAGAAACTTCCACATCTTCTACCAGCTggtggaaggaggagaggaagatctGCTCCGCTGGCTTGGCCTGGAGAGAAACTGCAAGAACTACCGTTACCTGGTGCAG GGGGAATGTGCCAAAGTAAGCTCTATCAATGATAAAAGTGATTGGAAGACAGTGCGGAAAGCCCTCTCTGTCATAGACTTCAGTGAGAGTGATATTGAG CACCTGTTTGGAATTATTGCAAGCGTGCTCCACTTGGGAAACATCAAGTTTGCAGCTGATGCTAATGGATATGCCACTCTCCACCACAACCAGGAGATGCAATGGGTGTCAAAG TTGTTGGGGATTCCTAATCATGTGATGCAACAGGGCTTGACCCACAGGAAGATTGAAGCCAAATCAGAGGAG cTGTTGAGTCCCTTCTCTGTGGATCATGCAGTATATGCCAGAGATGCCCTTGCCAAAGCCATCTATGGCCGCACTTTCAACTGGCTGGTTAACAAGATTAATGAGTCATTAGCAAACAAg GATTCATCCAGGAAGACAGTGATTGGTCTGCTGGACATCTATGGGTTTGAGGTTTTCCATGTAAACAG CTTTGAACAGTTCTGCATCAACTACTGCAacgagaagctgcagcagcttttcaTCCAGCTGACACTcaaatcagagcaggaggagtaCGAGATGGAAGGAATCGAA TGGGAACCAGTGCCATATTTCAACAACAAGATAATCTGTGATCTTGTGGAGGAGAAATTCACAGGAATCATCTCTTTATTG GATGAGGAGTGTTTACGTCCCGGAGATGCCACGGATCTCACCTTCCTAGAAAAGATGGAGGAAACGATCAGAGGTCACCCTCATTTTGTCAC ACATAAACTTGCAGACCAAAAGACAAGGAAAACACTGGACAGAGGAGACTTCCGCCTCCTGCACTATGCTGGAGAGGTTACATACTGTGTTGTTG gaTTCTTGGACAAAAATAATGATCTCTTGTACCGGAATGGAAAAGAG GTTATGCGACAGTCCAAGAACGCTATCATCAAACACTGTTTTCCTGCAACTGAGCCAGACAGCAAGAGGAGACCTGAAACT GTGGTGACTCAGTTTAAGAGTAGTCTGGTGGGCTTGACTGAGATCCTAATGTCAAAAGAGCCCTGGTATGTCCGCTGTATTAAACCCAATGAAGCCAAGCAGCCAG GACACTTTGACGACGTGCTGGTGAGACATCAGGTCAAGTACCTGGGGCTCATGGAGCACCTGAGGGTCAGGCGCGCTGGGTTTGCTTACCGCCGCAAATATGAGATCTTCCTCCAGAG GTACAAGCCTCTTTGTCCAGACACCTGGCCTAACTGGAAAGGTAGTGCAGCTGAAGGTGTGAAGTGCCTGATCAAACACCTGGGCTATAAAACTGATGAGTATAAGATGGGCAG GACAAAAATCTTCATTCGCCACCCAAGAACTCTGTTTGAAACAGAAGATGCCTTTCAGGTCTGCAAACATAAGCTAG CAACGAGGATCCAGGCTAAGTACAAAGGCTACAAGGTGAAAGGAGACTTCCGGAAGCAGAAAGAGGCTG CCACTAAGATTGAGAACTGCTGGAGAGGTCTGATGGCCAGGAAGGAGCGTGAGAGGCGCGCATGGGCGGTCAAGGTCATCAAGAA GTTCATTAAAGGTTTCATGACGAGAAATCAACCAGCCTGCATCGACAACAGCGAGTACCTGGCCTACGTGAGGCAGAACTACCTCACTCGGCTGAGGGAAAACCTTCCCAAGACAGTTCTGGAGAAGGACTGTTGGCTGACCCCGCCTCCCATAATGCAGGAG GTTTCCCGGCTCTTGAAGAAGATCTACATTCGCCACATGGTACATAAGTATGTCCGGGAAATCACCCCTCAAAGGAAAGCACAG CTTCAGCTGAAAGTACAGACAAGCTCCAtgttcaaaggaaaaaaagaaaactaccCCTTCAGTGTGTGTAGACCGTTTGCAGACACCAGGATTG CTGCAGAGGACATAAATATCAAAGTGCTTCAAATGATTCGACATGAGTGCATCAAG TACAGTGTGCCAGTGGTAAAGTATGACAGGAATGGATTTAGGCCCCGTTTCCGGCAGCTCATCTTCACCCAGGAAGCCGCTTACCTGGTGGAAGAAGCTAAGATCAAGCAGCGGATAGATTACATCTCTCTGAAAG GTGTGTCTGTGAGCAACCTGAGCGACAACTTCCTGATCCTTCATGTTACATGTGAGGATATCAAGCAAAAG GGGGATCTGGTACTGCAGTGTGACTACCTGTTTGAAGCCTTGACTAAGCTCAGTGTCATTGCTGACAAGCAAAACTGCATCAAAGTGGTCCAGGGCAG TGTGAGATTTGACATCCAGCCAGGCAGAGAGGGCTTTGTTGACTTTAAAAGCGGTCAAGAGTCGATGGTCTACAGGGCCAAAAATGGACACTTGATGGTG GAATCAACCAGAACCAAGACCAGATGA
- the LOC114443528 gene encoding sushi domain-containing protein 2-like: MMGRLTVVKFILLGLCICKSLGQTCEGNCGKNTSLCSCHSTCKSLKSCCTDYKQYCVDTFPYSGSNFGGTDFVVLEATFNRSSEIVCRFNSQTNTTGYVDDNSRAHCISPLLYETGWVPLHISSDNGTTFSRTGAWLSVHTGKLDSKFKAILVNSTKWQYYGTPGVGGMLELTWNTSLVRAERVNIELWGYMETGEPYSENWQGEWQYLYSLARDQLNNGSFSFLPKPAANGFNKWELGAVRVSPSNYADGMWNVQAVWTEDHALAWHLDESFRQNSTVWAVDKCLAWDQLENQLPNFLSEIIDCPCTLAQARADTGRFHTDYGCDIEKGSVCTYHPGSVHCVRAIQASPEYAAGQQCCYDNTGAQVLTADSIGGSTPDRAHDWGSPPYKRPPRIPGQSHWVYDVLSFYYCCLWSDNCQYYFKHRPSSACRRYKPPSSAVVFGDPHFITFDGVSYSFNGKGEYTLVTSKIKSLTIQGRTEPVNETIKATQITSVAMKEELSDVIEVRLDSGHVSLEVLHNQKSLSFTEQSWMDLHGVFLFSPSPTNVTVMFSSGAGVEVRLREGTMTTTVLLPEEFKDSTLGLFGMMNGDAKDDLTLSNGQLVRNPNNVEEVFSFGASWAVSNNSALFTYDTEYLLQTYLYAPRHDHSYIPVFTVPENPNDPLYNQTAEICSGEGSQFCRYDILVGRSTRMGNATKESFVSHASLVEDLKPVLSCGWLAPPSNGEKEGTNYLQGAKVKFSCNEGYTLQGSEVRICQNNGLWSGEAPSCRSPGIDNLTGIIAGSVIGALALIVIITTIVLLAKKQKRKKTHSQEVRISEAF, translated from the exons ATGATGGGAAGGCTCACAGTGGTAAAATTTATCCTTCTGGGTTTGTGTATCTGCAAGTCATTAG GACAGACATGTGAAGGAAACTGTGGGAAGAACACAAGCTTGTGTTCATGCCACTCCACATGCAAATCTCTGAagagctgctgcacagactACAAACAGTACTGTGTGGACACGTTTCCATATTCTGGGTCAAACTTCGGTGGGACAGACTTTGTTGTCCTTGAAGCCACGTTCAATAGGAGTTCTGAGATTGTGTGCAG GTTTAACAGTCAGACAAATACTACAGGGTATGTTGACGACAACAGTCGAGCACATTGTATCTCTCCCCTGTTATATGAAACAGGATGGGTCCCTTTGCACATCTCTTCAGATAATGGCACTACGTTCAGTAGAACTGGAGCCTGGCTTTCAG tGCATACTGGCAAGTTAGATTCCAAGTTTAAGGCGATTCTTGTCAATTCAACCAAATGGCAGTACTACGGCACACCGGGTGTTGGAGGCATGCTGGAGCTGACGTGGAATACTTCTttagtcagagcagagagggtcAACATAGAGCTCTGGGGATACATGGAGACAG GAGAGCCCTACTCAGAAAACTGGCAGGGGGAGTGGCAGTATTTGTACTCACTTGCAAGGGATCAGCTCAACAATGGCTCCTTCAGCTTTTTGCCCAAACCAGCAGCAAATGGCTTCAACAAATGGGAACTCGGTGCTGTGCGTGTCAGTCCCAGCAACTATGCTGATGGCATGTG gaATGTCCAGGCTGTGTGGACTGAGGATCATGCTCTGGCCTGGCATCTGGATGAAAGCTTTAGGCAGAACTCCACAGTTTGGGCCGTGGACAAATGTTTAGCATGGGATCAGCTAGAAAACCAGCTGCCCAACTTCCTCAGTGAGATCATCGACTGTCCCTGCACTTTGGCTCAGGCAAGAGCTGACACAGGGAGGTTCCAT ACTGACTATGGCTGTGATATAGAGAAAGGGAGTGTGTGTACCTACCACCCTGGGAGTGTTCACTGTGTAAGAGCCATACAGGCCAG CCCTGAATATGCAGCGGGACAGCAGTGTTGCTATGACAACACCGGTGCTCAGGTCCTGACAGCGGATTCGATCGGTGGCAGCACTCCAGACCGAGCACACGACTGGGGCTCACCTCCCTACAAGAGACCTCCTCGAATCCCTGGACAGTCTCACTGGGTCTATGACGTCCTCAGCTTCTACTACTGCTGCCTCTGGTCTGATAACTGCCAGTATTACTTCAAACACCGGCCCTCTAGTGCCTGCAGGCGTTACAAGCCACCTAGCTCAG CTGTGGTGTTTGGAGATCCCCACTTCATTACATTTGATGGTGTCAGCTACTCCTTCAATGGCAAAGGGGAGTACACTTTGGTGACCTCAAAGATCAAATCGCTGACAATCCAAGGCAGAACAGAGCCTGTGAATG AAACCATAAAAGCAACACAGATAACATCTGTAGCCATGAAAGAAGAACTCTCTGATGTGATCGAGGTGCGGTTGGACAGCGGCCATGTCAGCCTTGAAGTGCTGCACAATCAGAAATCTCTTTCCTTTACAGAGCAGAGCTGGATGGACCTACACG gtgtgtttctgttttctccttctCCTACAAATGTGACTGTGATGTTCTCCTCTGGAGCCGGGGTGGAAGTGCGGCTGAGGGAGGGAACCATGACAACCACTGTGCTCCTGCCAGAGGAGTTTAAGGACTCCACTCTGGGGCTGTTTGGAATGATGAATGGTGATGCCAAGGATGACCTCACCCTCAGCAACGGTCAGCTTGTGCGGAACCCCAACAACGTGGAGGAGGTGTTTAGCTTCGGGGCAAGCT GGGCTGTATCCAACAACTCTGCCTTATTCACCTATGACACGGAATACCTCTTGCAAACATATCTCTATGCTCCCAGACATGATCACTCTTACATTCCAGTGTTTACTGTCCCCGAGAATCCAAATGATCCACTGTACAATCAGACAGCTGAGATTTGCTCTGGAGAGGGCTCTCAGTTCTGTAG GTATGATATCCTGGTAGGTCGTAGTACAAGGATGGGAAATGCTACTAAAGAGTCCTTCGTGAGTCATGCTTCTCTTGTGGAAGATCTTAAACCAg TGCTATCATGTGGGTGGCTTGCACCACCAAGTAACGGGGAAAAGGAGGGTACCAATTACTTACAAGGTGCGAAGGTGAAGTTTTCCTGCAATGAGGGCTACACACTGCAAGGATCGGAAGTGCGAATATGCCAGAACAATGGTCTGTGGTCCGGAGAAGCCCCCAGCTGCCGGAGTCCGGGAATTG atAATCTCACAGGAATAATAGCCGGTTCAGTCATTGGAGCTTTGGCACTGATTGTAATTATAACAACAATCGTGCTCCTTGCCAAGAAACAGAAAAG aaaaaagacacattctCAAGAAGTGAGGATTAGTGAAGCCTTCTAA
- the LOC114443742 gene encoding heat shock protein beta-1-like: MGDQNKILCRPIFRRDVSWDPFPNWTQPSRIFAQDFGLPPFLEPSDLDWLDWAKRRLASFSWPDFTQTPLLPPFTSQQHPAALDQKGLRHLTSGVSEIRTGQDSWKINLDVNHFLPEEITITTKEGYLQISGNHEERQDEHGSVSRCFTRKYKLPQGVDLQHISSSLSGDGVLSVEAPVPGTSLSNPGNEIVIPVQIREEQDGEK; encoded by the exons ATGGGAgaccaaaataaaatattatgcCGTCCCATTTTCCGCCGAGATGTGAGCTGGGATCCTTTCCCAAACTGGACCCAGCCGAGCCGGATCTTTGCACAGGATTTTGGCCTCCCTCCTTTCCTGGAGCCCAGTGATCTGGACTGGCTAGACTGGGCGAAGAGGAGACTGGCATCTTTCTCCTGGCCGGACTTCACACAGACTCCTCTTCTGCCTCCATTCACCAGTCAGCAGCACCCTGCAGCATTGGACCAAAAGGGTCTAAGACACCTGACAAGTGGAGTGTCTGAGATCCGAACCGGGCAGGACAGCTGGAAGATCAACCTGGACGTCAATCACTTCCTGCCTGAGGAGATCACGATCACAACTAAAGAGGGTTACCTGCAAATATCAG gAAATCATGAAGAAAGGCAGGATGAACATGGATCGGTCTCAAGGTGCTTCACTAGAAAATACAA GTTGCCACAGGGTGTAGACTTGCAGCACATCAGTTCATCATTGTCCGGTGACGGAGTCCTCTCCGTGGAGGCGCCTGTCCCTGGGACGTCCCTTAGCAACCCGGGCAATGAAATTGTCATACCTGTTCAGatcagagaggagcaggacgGTGAAAAGTAA
- the taok3b gene encoding serine/threonine-protein kinase TAO3, translating to MSGYKRMRRQHQKQLIALENRLKAEMDEHRLRLQKELETHANNTYIELERLAKRHVAQTDKEMKSVMAEERRIQQQIVAQQKKELTNFLENQKKEYRLCKDKIKEEMNEDPCTPKEEKQERLSRHKETMQRSQAEEEAHLLAQQRLVYDRSCRALKRRSLVRRHELEQEQLREELNKKRTQKEMEHALMIRQDESTQDMERRQLQMLQKLRVELMRLQHQTELENQEEYNSRRQRELHRKHSVEQRQQPRNLKMLEMQIKKQFQDTCKVQNKQYKALRNHQLEVSPKGDHKTILKGLKEEQTRKLAVLAEQYEQSINEMMASQAMRLEAEQEAECQALKQQLKQEMELLDAYQRKTKSQMETQHERELQKLEQKVSIRRAHLEQKIEEELAALQKERTERIKHLLERQDRESNAFDTESRSLGFGSLGSLDFPKEDNR from the exons ATGTCTGGGTATAAGCGCATGCGGCGACAGCACCAGAAGCAGCTGATCGCCCTGGAGAACAGGCTAAAGGCCGAGATGGATGAGCATAGGCTCCGGCTGCAGAAGGAATTAGAGACACATGCGAACAACACTTACATTGAGCTGGAAAGACTGGCCAAACGCCATGTTGCTCAAACAGACAAAGAG ATGAAGTCAGTGATGGCAGAAGAGAGGAGGATCCAGCAACAGATTGTTGCTCAGCAAAAGAAAGAGTTGACTAATTTCTTAGAAAACCAGAAAAAAGAATACAGACTCTGCAAAGACAAGATCAAAGAA GAGATGAATGAAGACCCTTGTACACCGAAGGAGGAAAAGCAAGAGCGTCTGTCCAGGCACAAAGAAACAATGCAGCGCTCGCAGGCTGAGGAGGAAGCTCACCTGCTGGCCCAGCAGAGGCTGGTCTACGACCGGAGCTGTAGGGCCCTCAAACGTCGGAGTCTGGTCAGAAGGCATGAGCTGGAACAAGAACAACTAAGAGAG GAGCTGAACAAGAAAAGGACGCAGAAGGAGATGGAACATGCCCTGATGATTCGGCAGGACGAGTCCACTCAGGACATGGAGCGACGGCAGCTGCAGATGCTACAGAAGCTGCGAGTGGAACTCATGCGGCTGCAGCACCAGACAGAGCTCGAAAACCAGGAGGAGTACAACAGCCGGCGGCAGAGAGAACTGCACAGGAAACACTCTGtggagcagcggcagcagccCAGAAACCTCAAG ATGCTGGAGATGCAGATCAAGAAACAGTTCCAGGACACTTGTAAAGTGCAGAACAAGCAGTACAAAGCACTTAGGAACCATCAGCTGGAAGTGTCTCCTAAAGGCGACCACAAGACCATCCTCAAAGGCCTCAAAGAGGAGCAGACCCGCAAGCTGGCTGTACTGGCAGAGCAGTATGAGCAGAGCATCAACGAGATGATGGCTTCACAAGCG ATGCGATTAGAAGCCGAGCAGGAAGCGGAGTGCCAAgctctgaagcagcagctgaagcaagAGATGGAGCTCCTGGACGCCTACCAGAGAAAAACCAAGTCACAGATGGAGACCCAACATGAGCGAGAGCTGCAGAAACTTGAGCAGAAGGTCTCCATACGGAGAGCGCACCTTGAACAGAAG ATTGAGGAAGAACTGGCCGCACTTCAGAAGGAACGCACTGAAAGGATCAAGCACTTGTTGGAACGTCAGGACAGAGAAAGTAATGCTTTTGACACTGAAAGTAGAAGCCTCGGCTTCGGAAGCCTGGGATCTCTGGACTTCCCCAAAGAAGACAACAGATGA